The Balearica regulorum gibbericeps isolate bBalReg1 chromosome 12, bBalReg1.pri, whole genome shotgun sequence genome includes a region encoding these proteins:
- the CRABP1 gene encoding cellular retinoic acid-binding protein 1, translating into MPNFAGTWKMKSSENFDELLKALGVNAMLRKVAVAAASKPHVEIRQDGDQFYIKTSTTVRTTEINFKIGESFEEETVDGRKCRSLATWENENKIYCKQTLIEGDGPKTYWTRELANDELILTFGADDVVCTRIYVRE; encoded by the exons ATGCCCAACTTCGCCGGCACTTGGAAGATGAAGAGCAGCGAGAATTTCGACGAGCTCCTCAAGGCGCTGG GTGTCAATGCCATGCTCAGGAAGGTGGCGGTGGCTGCCGCCTCCAAACCCCACGTGGAGATCCGCCAGGACGGGGACCAGTTCTACATCAAAACTTCCACCACTGTCCGCACCACTGAGATCAACTTCAAAATCGGGGAGAGCTTTGAGGAGGAGACGGTGGATGGACGAAAGTGCAGG AGTTTGGCCACTTGGGAGAATGAAAACAAGATCTATTGCAAACAAACTCTTATTGAAGGAGATGGCCCCAAAACATACTGGACTCGAGAATTAGCTAATGATGAGCTGATTTTG accTTTGGTGCTGATGATGTTGTGTGCACAAGAATTTATGTAAGAGAGTAA